A stretch of the Chlorobiota bacterium genome encodes the following:
- a CDS encoding VWA domain-containing protein, producing MNKFRFTKLIPTLNDGKTQFDKLFEIFQEILIHTSGDVAEGLKILSEIDRKYQLTENNYGIGNFVEELKKKGFIKDDIVSGQFKVTDKTKQSIRKSSLDQIFGKLKKSLNGNHKTSHTGIGDEVSSDIRNFQFGDSYEQIAITESINNAFINQGIDNFDITERDLEIREKEHKSQSSTVLMIDISHSMILYGEDRITPAKKVAMALSELIQIKYPKDTLDIIVFGNDAWQIEVKDLPFLEVGPFYTNTVAGLELAMDLLRRRKNPNKQIFMITDGKPTCIKEGNSYYQNSWGLDRKILNKCYALAASCRRLKVPVTTFMIAQDSYLQQFVQEFTDINQGRAFYTSLKGLGEYIFEDYSKNRKKTLR from the coding sequence ATGAATAAATTTAGATTTACTAAGTTAATACCAACTTTAAATGATGGGAAAACTCAATTCGATAAATTGTTTGAAATATTTCAGGAAATTTTAATTCATACTTCTGGAGATGTAGCAGAAGGTTTAAAGATATTAAGTGAAATAGATAGAAAATATCAATTAACAGAAAATAATTATGGTATTGGAAATTTTGTTGAAGAGTTGAAAAAGAAAGGTTTTATTAAAGATGATATTGTTAGTGGTCAATTTAAAGTAACTGATAAAACAAAACAATCTATTCGTAAAAGTTCATTAGATCAGATATTCGGAAAACTTAAAAAATCATTAAATGGAAATCATAAAACCTCCCATACTGGTATTGGTGATGAAGTAAGCAGTGATATTCGTAATTTCCAATTTGGTGATTCTTATGAGCAAATAGCTATTACTGAATCAATAAATAACGCTTTCATAAACCAAGGTATTGACAACTTTGATATAACTGAAAGAGATTTAGAGATTCGTGAAAAGGAACATAAATCACAAAGCTCCACCGTCCTGATGATTGATATTTCTCACTCTATGATTCTTTACGGGGAAGATAGAATAACCCCTGCCAAAAAAGTAGCAATGGCTTTGTCTGAGTTAATTCAAATTAAATATCCTAAAGATACTTTAGATATTATTGTGTTTGGAAATGATGCATGGCAAATTGAAGTTAAAGATTTACCTTTCTTAGAAGTTGGACCATTTTATACTAATACAGTAGCTGGATTAGAACTAGCAATGGATTTGCTGAGAAGAAGAAAGAATCCAAATAAACAGATATTTATGATTACTGATGGAAAACCAACTTGTATTAAAGAAGGGAATAGTTATTACCAAAATAGTTGGGGTTTAGATAGAAAAATTTTAAATAAATGTTATGCTTTAGCTGCAAGTTGCAGAAGATTAAAAGTACCAGTAACAACTTTTATGATAGCTCAAGATTCATATCTCCAACAATTTGTCCAAGAATTTACTGACATAAATCAGGGAAGAGCTTTTTATACTAGTTTAAAAGGTTTAGGTGAATATATATTTGAAGACTATTCTAAAAATAGAAAGAAAACCTTAAGATAA
- a CDS encoding lamin tail domain-containing protein → MKTISRKTYSNFLIIFFTFYVITNLKASSQILINEIMFDPIYVDGKATAEYVELLNNSDESVLISDFIIKDGTNKIVAQITKKDLTISPKSYFIIASDTSIYKKFPMLKDSNNLYFNKSSSLGLNSEFDNVVLINSDGKTIDSLQYKSSWHRKDLISTKGISLERISSLNETNLVSNWTSSSSLFGGTPSKINSVSSSQEISDQLFTVYPQTFSPDGDGHEDLLRITYNLPNGNYRIMIKAYDKHGNLVNTIANNFISSSKGEFSWDGLNSYSIALQSGAYLIRFEYYNDNGRGSNAQMQTVILAKKY, encoded by the coding sequence ATGAAAACTATTTCAAGAAAAACCTACTCAAATTTTCTTATTATTTTTTTTACTTTTTATGTAATAACAAATCTTAAAGCTTCATCTCAAATATTGATAAATGAAATTATGTTTGATCCAATATATGTAGATGGAAAAGCGACTGCTGAGTATGTTGAATTGTTAAATAATTCAGATGAAAGTGTTCTGATTTCAGACTTCATCATTAAAGATGGAACGAATAAAATTGTTGCTCAAATTACCAAAAAAGATTTGACAATTTCACCAAAATCATACTTTATTATTGCAAGTGATACTTCAATATACAAGAAATTTCCAATGCTAAAAGATTCAAATAATTTGTATTTTAATAAAAGTTCTTCACTAGGTTTAAACTCAGAATTTGATAATGTTGTATTAATTAATAGTGATGGAAAAACAATAGATAGTTTGCAATACAAATCATCATGGCATAGAAAAGACCTCATTTCAACTAAAGGAATTTCATTAGAAAGAATCTCAAGTTTAAATGAAACAAATTTAGTCTCAAATTGGACTAGCTCATCAAGTTTATTTGGTGGAACACCTTCTAAAATCAATTCTGTTTCTTCATCTCAAGAAATTTCTGATCAATTATTCACAGTTTATCCTCAAACGTTTAGTCCTGATGGTGATGGACATGAAGATCTTTTGAGAATTACTTACAACTTACCAAATGGAAATTATAGAATAATGATTAAGGCGTATGACAAGCATGGTAATTTAGTAAATACAATTGCTAACAATTTTATTTCATCTTCAAAAGGAGAATTTTCTTGGGATGGATTAAATAGTTATTCTATAGCATTGCAATCTGGTGCTTACTTAATTAGATTTGAATATTATAATGATAATGGAAGAGGTTCAAATGCTCAAATGCAAACTGTTATCTTAGCAAAGAAATACTAA
- a CDS encoding DoxX family membrane protein, which translates to MSELNSESKLTQLSNNKLTLWLSFIARLVLGQMLLISGAEKLVALKTFSNSISNYQLIPESLNNVLALSFVWAEITVGILLILGLFVKGSSFLSTLMLSVFTIAILIAMARGLEIDCGCFAKPEPIGWMKIFKNSLWILLSFYCMKFSNSKYSAENYLKFNNDLIKS; encoded by the coding sequence ATGAGTGAATTAAATTCTGAATCAAAGTTAACACAATTGTCAAATAATAAATTAACACTTTGGCTTTCATTTATTGCTAGATTGGTTTTAGGTCAAATGTTACTTATTTCTGGAGCTGAAAAATTAGTTGCTCTAAAAACGTTTTCCAATTCAATTAGTAATTATCAATTAATACCTGAAAGTTTAAATAATGTGCTTGCACTTTCTTTTGTTTGGGCAGAAATTACAGTTGGAATATTATTGATACTAGGTTTATTTGTAAAAGGAAGTTCTTTTTTATCTACGTTAATGCTTTCAGTTTTCACTATAGCAATTTTGATAGCAATGGCTCGCGGTTTAGAGATTGATTGTGGCTGCTTTGCTAAACCAGAACCAATAGGCTGGATGAAAATTTTTAAAAATTCATTATGGATTTTACTTTCATTTTATTGTATGAAATTTTCAAATAGTAAATACAGTGCTGAAAATTATCTAAAATTTAACAATGATTTAATAAAATCTTAA
- a CDS encoding DnaJ domain-containing protein — protein sequence MSFSQIISRINRIANSYKSSFSSYDEDLKVAEEYINSYNKNKEIYDEIIDKQEDLEFINAYKLLDVDKDDKLETIVNSFRKLLKKYHPDNFTNESEEQQLLLNDKVREIIKAYELLKSVKEKK from the coding sequence ATGTCTTTTTCGCAAATAATTTCTAGAATAAACAGGATAGCCAACTCATATAAATCATCTTTTAGTAGTTATGATGAAGATTTAAAAGTAGCAGAAGAATATATAAATTCTTACAACAAAAACAAAGAAATTTATGATGAAATTATTGATAAACAAGAAGACTTGGAGTTTATTAATGCTTATAAATTACTTGATGTTGATAAAGATGATAAATTAGAAACAATTGTAAATTCATTTAGGAAATTGTTGAAAAAGTATCATCCTGATAATTTTACAAACGAAAGTGAAGAGCAACAACTTTTACTTAATGATAAAGTTAGAGAAATAATAAAAGCTTATGAACTTCTCAAAAGTGTAAAAGAAAAAAAATAA
- a CDS encoding VCBS repeat-containing protein codes for MKCKFNYNKFILLFIISILNNCICLTQNLINSYSDIEVEFKSDKINNPFSGGFNQSRISLIDVTGDTLPELFVLNYTSPNEQIKVYLNKGKGKFVEFYNSEYKKIKAKSWIRFIDIDFDGDIDFFTSGELSELLVYYNNGTTKNPIFNTKSDTLKGIDNSTIVAQQITIPNFVDIDFDGDYDLFIGNLDGTITYYQNIGTNLKANFKYITSQYSGIHIISNINLDIRKNSLQDGLHGSSCIEFADMDSDGDYDFFFSDFFLSHILYFENKGSKQNAKFSPTIIDTGKYVDAQSYTQIISSDIDNDGDNDLICSSLLNSTYQTEVIFYKNIGSNLNPIFQEYSLNSLVNFLEELDFGSFSSPTVIKDKFYNGLLIGDGNGRLWLFDVTQNLTPKLTFKNLVNVSTTNYYVTPAVGDLDNDSISEVVLGNSEGTLSLYNFEGKSLKQIPWQLDSFKVNQNSSPCLVDFDNDGDLDLFVGAGNGKVVYFNNTGTKINYVFQRIDSKTLLDTLDVGFDSSPRFGDIDNDGDLDLIIGGRGINSSLNKILIYLNQNHAFSSNDTLPTITSINNPVPLVLNFKNGNYLLSGNLNGGINVFKYSKDVISVKEEFGINFFRLLLK; via the coding sequence ATGAAATGCAAATTTAATTATAATAAATTCATTTTATTATTTATAATTAGTATTCTAAATAATTGTATTTGCCTTACTCAAAATTTAATCAATTCATATTCTGATATTGAAGTAGAGTTTAAAAGTGATAAAATAAATAATCCATTTTCAGGAGGTTTCAACCAATCAAGAATTTCATTAATTGATGTTACTGGAGATACATTACCAGAATTGTTTGTTTTAAATTATACTTCTCCAAATGAACAAATTAAAGTTTATTTAAATAAAGGAAAAGGTAAATTTGTCGAATTTTATAATTCAGAATATAAAAAAATAAAAGCTAAAAGTTGGATTAGATTTATTGATATTGATTTTGATGGAGACATTGATTTTTTTACATCTGGAGAGTTATCTGAGCTACTAGTATATTATAATAATGGAACAACTAAAAATCCAATATTCAATACAAAATCAGACACTTTAAAAGGAATTGATAATTCTACAATTGTAGCTCAACAAATTACTATACCAAATTTTGTTGATATAGATTTTGATGGAGATTATGATCTATTTATTGGAAATCTTGATGGTACAATTACTTATTATCAAAATATTGGAACTAATTTAAAAGCAAATTTTAAATATATCACTTCTCAATATTCTGGTATTCATATAATAAGTAATATTAACTTAGATATAAGAAAAAATAGTTTACAAGATGGACTTCATGGTTCAAGTTGCATTGAGTTTGCTGATATGGATTCGGATGGTGATTATGATTTTTTCTTTAGTGACTTTTTTTTAAGTCACATCCTATATTTTGAAAATAAAGGATCCAAACAAAATGCAAAATTTTCTCCAACAATTATTGATACTGGTAAGTATGTAGATGCTCAAAGTTATACTCAAATTATTTCCTCAGATATTGATAATGATGGTGATAATGATTTGATTTGTTCATCATTATTAAATTCTACTTACCAAACTGAAGTAATTTTTTATAAAAATATCGGATCAAATTTGAACCCAATTTTTCAAGAATATTCATTAAACTCATTAGTAAATTTTCTTGAAGAATTGGATTTTGGTAGCTTTAGCTCACCAACAGTTATTAAAGATAAATTTTATAATGGTCTATTAATTGGTGATGGAAATGGTAGATTATGGCTATTCGATGTAACTCAGAATTTGACTCCAAAACTCACTTTTAAAAATTTGGTAAATGTATCAACAACAAATTATTATGTAACTCCTGCAGTTGGTGATTTAGATAATGATAGTATTTCAGAGGTAGTATTAGGGAATTCTGAAGGTACATTATCATTGTATAATTTTGAAGGGAAATCTTTAAAACAAATCCCTTGGCAATTAGATTCATTTAAAGTAAATCAAAATTCGTCTCCATGTTTAGTTGATTTTGATAATGATGGAGATTTAGATTTGTTTGTTGGTGCTGGGAATGGCAAGGTTGTTTACTTTAATAATACTGGAACAAAAATTAATTATGTATTTCAAAGAATAGATTCTAAAACATTATTAGATACTTTAGATGTAGGATTTGATTCATCACCAAGATTTGGTGATATTGATAATGATGGAGATTTAGATTTAATAATTGGTGGAAGAGGAATTAATTCTAGTTTAAATAAAATCTTAATTTATTTAAATCAAAATCATGCATTTTCTTCAAATGATACTTTACCTACAATAACATCAATAAATAACCCTGTACCGTTAGTATTGAATTTTAAGAATGGAAATTATTTGTTATCTGGTAATTTAAATGGTGGTATAAATGTATTTAAATATTCAAAAGATGTCATAAGCGTTAAAGAGGAATTTGGAATTAATTTTTTTAGATTACTTTTGAAATGA
- the mtaB gene encoding tRNA (N(6)-L-threonylcarbamoyladenosine(37)-C(2))-methylthiotransferase MtaB, whose translation MKVALHTLGCKLNYAETSSVADQFRSNGFTVSDISNINDVIVINSCSVTDNADKECRRIIRKALKLNPNAFIIVTGCYAQLKPEEIASIGGVDLVVGSSEKFNLFNYENKFKKLNTPKIHVGDISIEDSFGIAFSSENDARTRAFLKVQDGCDYNCSFCTIPLARGGSRSQSIINAFEQAQSLVTNGYKELVITGVNVGDFGKNSNENFYDLLLKLHDVEGLERIRISSIEPNLLSDDIIKLASKSDRLLPHFHLPLQSGSNEILGKMKRRYKVENYCDRVNYIKNMIPNCAIGVDVIVGFPSETEVNFNETFTFLNDIDVSYFHVFTYSERENTPAASLGNPVPVNIRRERTSRLRILSEMKKFDFIKKNLNKTYKVLFENAIPNEENIIYGWSENYIRVGVPLDLNLDNEIVETKLNSFNGRFCEGSIANFERNSNNKLFLPVLNFS comes from the coding sequence ATGAAAGTAGCTTTACATACTCTAGGCTGTAAATTGAACTATGCTGAAACTAGTTCAGTTGCTGATCAATTTAGATCAAACGGATTTACAGTTTCTGATATAAGTAATATAAATGATGTTATTGTAATAAACTCATGTTCGGTTACTGATAATGCAGATAAAGAATGTAGAAGAATAATTAGAAAAGCATTAAAATTGAATCCTAATGCTTTTATTATTGTAACTGGATGTTATGCTCAACTCAAGCCAGAAGAAATTGCCTCCATTGGAGGTGTTGATTTAGTGGTTGGCTCATCAGAAAAATTTAATTTGTTTAATTATGAGAACAAATTCAAAAAACTTAATACTCCTAAAATTCATGTTGGAGATATTTCTATAGAAGATTCCTTTGGTATTGCATTTAGTAGTGAAAATGATGCTCGAACTAGAGCTTTCTTAAAGGTACAAGATGGTTGCGATTATAATTGTAGTTTTTGCACAATACCACTTGCCAGAGGGGGAAGTAGATCTCAATCTATAATAAATGCATTTGAACAAGCTCAAAGCTTAGTAACTAATGGTTATAAAGAATTGGTTATTACTGGTGTAAATGTTGGTGATTTTGGAAAAAATTCTAATGAAAATTTTTATGATTTGTTACTAAAACTGCATGATGTAGAAGGGCTTGAAAGAATTAGGATCTCTTCAATTGAACCAAATTTGTTAAGTGATGATATAATAAAATTAGCTTCTAAATCAGATAGACTATTACCTCATTTTCATCTTCCTTTACAAAGTGGGAGTAATGAAATTTTAGGTAAAATGAAACGAAGATATAAAGTTGAAAATTATTGTGATAGAGTGAATTATATTAAAAATATGATTCCTAATTGTGCAATTGGAGTAGATGTAATTGTTGGATTTCCTTCAGAAACTGAAGTGAATTTTAATGAGACTTTTACTTTTTTAAATGATATTGATGTAAGTTATTTTCATGTTTTTACTTATAGCGAAAGAGAAAACACTCCTGCTGCTTCACTTGGAAACCCAGTACCAGTTAACATTAGAAGAGAAAGAACTTCTAGATTACGAATATTATCCGAAATGAAAAAATTTGATTTTATTAAAAAAAATCTAAATAAAACTTATAAAGTGCTTTTTGAAAATGCAATTCCAAATGAAGAAAACATCATTTATGGATGGTCTGAAAATTATATTAGGGTTGGTGTTCCACTAGACTTAAATTTAGATAATGAAATTGTTGAAACTAAACTTAATTCTTTTAATGGAAGATTTTGTGAAGGAAGTATAGCTAATTTTGAAAGGAATAGTAATAATAAATTATTTTTGCCAGTTTTAAATTTTAGTTAA
- a CDS encoding SET domain-containing protein-lysine N-methyltransferase yields the protein MPRIKTKPLSDNKYFELKKSSIQGWGAFAIKKIRKGTKIIEYLGERISQDEADEKYSDSDTKRHHTFLFSVDNDVCIDGRYNGNEAIYINHSCKPNCEPLNVDDRIFIYSLKTIIIGEELVYDYGYELFDWHTKEDMLRYKCLCGSDNCRGTILKSYKKKKKLPKNVFYER from the coding sequence ATGCCAAGAATTAAAACTAAACCTTTATCAGATAACAAATATTTTGAGTTAAAAAAGTCTTCAATTCAAGGATGGGGTGCATTTGCAATAAAGAAGATACGAAAAGGTACTAAAATTATTGAATATCTTGGAGAACGGATTTCTCAAGATGAAGCTGATGAAAAATATTCAGATTCTGATACCAAACGACATCATACTTTTTTATTTTCAGTAGATAATGATGTTTGTATTGATGGGAGATACAATGGAAATGAAGCAATTTACATTAATCATTCTTGTAAACCAAATTGTGAACCACTAAATGTTGATGATAGAATATTTATTTATTCTTTGAAAACCATTATTATTGGTGAAGAACTTGTGTATGATTATGGTTATGAATTATTTGACTGGCATACAAAAGAAGATATGTTAAGATATAAGTGTTTGTGCGGTTCTGATAATTGTAGAGGTACAATATTAAAATCTTACAAAAAGAAAAAAAAGTTACCTAAGAATGTTTTTTATGAAAGATAA